The stretch of DNA ggGCTCCCCTGTCTCACCTGAACTTTTCCTTCTGGTAAAGGCAGAGACCACAGACACTATATACGTAACATTCCTTTTTTTACCGTAAGGTTTTAAGAAGTTCAGATTAACCTCCATTTTTAATTCCTTATATCTCatgccaaaataaaataaaattgcaattaCCTCTGTGATTTGTGTGGCCTTGCAGTTTTGAAGTTGCATGGTATAACGTAGTCAGTGGAGTAACTAAAGCCATATGTAAGAACTGCTGAACTTTCATTCTGTGTTTTGAAGCAATGAAGTTCCAGCAAAACCTTGGCATCAAAACTGTTACATCCATGTTCAGTTCATTGTTCAAAGCCCAAAATACCTTCCCAAAGCTTTTTTTCATGATATACACTGAAACTTCACATATAGCGAGCTAGTAGTGCTAATCAtgtcttctttctctgtttatttttggaATTTATGCATTTCCCTACCCACACTTGTAAACACTCAATATCAACCCATTAGTTTGTCACTTCATCATCCCAgagagtgtttttttctctaagtGTGGAACAGATCCCTGTCCTTTCACAGATACTGAAGAATTGAGTGTCTGATagctatttcaaaacaaaacatatctACTTATCTTGCCATTCTATAGTCTTGTTGACAGCAGCAATAatagaaaattatatttctatTATTGTGCAGACCAGCCTGTAGGCCATCTGTCACAGTTGCCATATAaacctattaaaaaataattggaagAATCTAAGCATAGTAAATGAAAACTATAGTGTTTATGTTATTTATAGTTTTCAATAAATAGTTTCAgctcagaaatatttgaaatgtctTTGAGAATAAAGAAGTTCTCCTCCCATTGTTTACTGTAGACATTTCTAAGGATCTTTCTGGACTGACAGTAGAAAATTGCTTCTTAATGTTGCTCTTACAGTGGCTGCTGTTTAAACATGTGAGTGCATTttgtttagatttattttttattcacagTCTGATTACACGGATGTTGCAGAGAGATCCGAAGCGAAGGGCATCTTTGGAAGAGATTGAAAACCACGCGTGGCTCCAAGGAGTCGACCCTTCTCCAGCAACAAAGTACAATATTCCTCTAGTGTCATACAAAAATCTGTCTGAGGAGGAACACAACAGTATAATACAGCGCATGGTTCTTGGTGATATAGCAGACAGAGATACAATCGTGGAGTAAGTTCTCAATCTTGTTAGGTTTATTTTGATCATCTGTCACTGCATTTGATTAAAGAATTTCATTAGAGCCTGGGTGTTTCAGTGTTAAAATACCAAGCCATTCAGTTAACAAAATATTACAATCTTGCTCCTCTGAAGAGGATTCTAGGATGAGAAATACTTAAGTAGACCCAGTTTGCCCTTAGGCAAAACTTCAAGAAAATCTTTTCGAGTAGTGTTCGATTCCTGTAGTAGTGTGCAATCTCGAGCAAACCTGACTGCATTGAAATCCATGCTTTGACTTGTGCTTCTGATCTGGACTAGTTAGTTAGGTCTGTTCTCATGCATATTTAGCGGTGATAAATTCTagcattttttcccttagtACTCTTCTGGTATGCCTGaaaatttgtaatttaaaatactgtttcttttaTCTGGATATTGCAAAATTGCCATTGTCACCTAGTGAGCTTGCTAGAAAGCCGCCTAGTTTCTTCTAGTACATTAAAACCTGCAAAACCCTAAAATATTCCATAAGTTGAAAGAGGATgtaattgtgttttgttttgttttgtttttctatttgttcATGCTTAACCTGGCCTACGAACTTAATTTTATTGTAAAGTTAATGTGACAACCCTAAAACAACGTAGGTTTTTCATCCAGTTACATAAAAGTTAATACTTTGGTTGTATGTGCCAATGGGAAAGCCTACTACTGGTACATAACATTtatgaaatacaattttatcatttaaaGTGTTCAAtaaaggaagttttttttttgaatgataacCTAAAAATATCCCCATTCAGCCACAGTGAAGTTAATAGACTTGTTGGCTCTTTACTTTTTAGTAAGACCAAGCCACTCTTctcaaaacatcaaaaacacaCAGTTCTGTTTTCAGGTGCTGTTCCTACTATGAGAAGTACAGTGATACGTGAGCTTGCATGTCCAGTTTTCAGCAAGCCATTGATGTATGgtttgtttcatgttttgttttgtactttccCTAGGGCACTGGAAACTAACAAATACAATCACATCACTGCTACTTACTTCTTACTAGCTGAAAGGATCCTGCgagaaaaacaagagaaagaaattcaGACCAGATCTGCAAGCCCTAGCAACATCAAAGCTCAGTTCAGGTAAGAATTTAGGAATCTAagtgtgtttttctgtgttggTGATGatgtttttttggtggtggtggaggggggtttgttctgttttgttttttaaagctggtTTGTTATTGAGTTGCACAAGCACTACTACTTGAAAAACTGCAACATGCTTATTCATTGCCATTTTTAAGTGTGTTCAGAGTGCTCTGTGTGCTTCCGAATTTGTTTGGAAATCAGCTaccaatattttaattttctaccaTTTTCAGGATATGACTAAAGGATTTGAATTTGAAGTCTGTATTTGAGGTAGTAAGTTTTCCCACCTGCTAGGAAGAGGCACGTTCATTGACCTTCAGTTCCTCATAAAAATAGTGTGTGCAATATTCCTGGAAAAAATCAGCTGCATAATTCCTAAATGTGGTGATGAGGAATTAGGAATAGATGAGCAATCATGCTGAACTTGATGTTAAGGTTTAGTTGTTAGCTTTGGTCTTAATGGGCTTGAACGCTCCCTAAATCGAGCTTAGAGCAAACATCCTTAGgttgtgttattttatttttaatgtagttcGATGTGCTTCTTATCTAAGGAAAATCATTGAAATAATTGCTTTAATCATCCATTTAAAGATATTGCCACAGAATTTTTAGTTTGACAAAAACATTGTTCAAAACCCTTATAGTAAAGGTCCCTGGAATTTTCAAAGCTCCAGCTTGTGGCAGACAGTAAAGCAAACGTGGGGAGAGAGGGATTCTGGCACGTAGTTGGTGATTGGTATGTTCAACCAGTCCATTTGCCGTTCAACTCATTATCAAAGCATCACATATTTTCAGTTACAGAAGCatatgcttaaaaacaaaacaaaaaacctcacaAGGTGAATAGTTTATTTGCACACAGATATTGAGGGTGACAGGATTTGagcagttatttttcttaaatactctgtttttaatttgctggGTAAGTATTAGACTAGGACCAGAAATTGCTGGTGTTGAGACGAATCCTCACTGGCCCGTCTTGACGATCTTTCCAGTGAAGATGGAGGTGGTACTGAGACatttccattaatttttaaCCTCCAATCTCttcaaaaagctgctttttaggCTTTGTTGAAATATTACTGGTTACTGTTATTAGCAATGCTAACAGTCACTGGCAGCTAATCTCTTAATGAGAGGATATTAAGTGCTTGTGCTGATGTTTAGAGTCGCTGCCTACCTTCAGCGTTGCTGATGTGGCAGAGAAAAAGACAAGACAGGTCATCCATCCCAAAATTTCTTTGTGCAGCTTTCATGCCACACATAAAGTCATATAATAGGAATGAGAGAAGGGCCATAAATGCTGTGGTTCCCTTCTGGTGCAAATCCCCGTTTGACTTGGCCTAACTGATAAAAGGTACAACTACCTTTAATCTATAAAAGATGAACTCTTGTTACAAATGGGTTCTAAATCTGCAAAGTCTGCTTCTAaattgtgttgtgtgttttttttttttttttcctgcctcgGTGTCACTGTTTCAGTAAAACAGCCGCTCCAGTTATATCAGGAACTAGGACAAATAAGTCTGCTGAATCTGAATCTTGAGATGAATTTGTAACACTGAATGGAGTGGTTAAAGCCTGCCTCCCAAGAACGAAATTTCTTTTCCTGACAAGCCCATACACAAAAAATGAGGAACTCTTGCTGTTAATAGGCCCAGGTAGCATTCAGGTTACTCCTTGTCTTCAGGATGGTTCTAAATTCAAAGGATTTATCTAGAGTGACCTCATGGAAAAGATAACAAggaatgcatttcttttattttgagagCTTAAAGCAAAACCAACACAAGCAACTGACTTGGAACCTGGAGCTTTCCTTTGGCCTGCTCTCCCCTCAGACCTACTGGGAGCAACAGTGGGGGAAAGCAGGGAGGCAAACAGGGGCTGCTGTGTGATACACATACTGTAGTGAGGAGGTTTATTGCCTGGAAACTGCAGCACTCTTAGATACTATATTTACTCTTTATTGTGACAGCCGCAGAACTCGCTGCCTTTTTGCTGACAAACCAGCCTGTTCCTAAAGCACTGTGCGTGCTCGAAACATTCAGTTCTTCATTTCTGGTCGCTTCTGCAGTTACGCTTCTCATTTACCTAAGTCCTGTTTGCTAATCACTGCCAGTTGTTTGTGTTTCAAATACCCACCACAGCACAAGTCCTCAGAAACCCAGGCCAGTGGTTTCCAGCACTCCTGGAGCCAGCTGGGGCCTGAGGAAGGATGCCAACTTCTCAAACCTAGGAGGACCCCAAATTGAGACTCCACTTTGTGCTGGACAGCTCGGGACAGAGGTGCCTGGGTTGTCTCCCTCAGGGCCAAGCCGCTCTCTGGGGTAAATAGGTGAGAGGataccagcagctcctggccctggTGGTGGATTTTTGTACCCCAAAATTTTGGAACCTTTTGCAGATGGGCATCTCACACTCCAGGATCCTTTTCTATCCAGCAGTTACAGAGGGAGCCTTGGGAATGTCTTGTGGTATGCTACCCATGTGTAAAGAGAAGTCTCCTGCTACAGCTTTTCATGCGTTGTGCTGGATTGTGTTAGTTATGTAAAGTCATGTGATTggcaaactttaaaaaaaaataaataaaaaaaataaagataacttAAGTGGTTAGAATAAAACTCTCGTTCTCCACAAGAAATGTGGAGCTTACACTGAATGAAGGAATTGAATTATTCAGTGTAAAAGTGGTGGTCTTTCAGACTAGGCTTACAAAATACAGCTAGAGAGGAAAGACCGTCAGTCTCTGTTCTTTATTCTGTATGATGTGAAAATTCCAGTATATTTCAGGTTTTAAAGTAAAGTATAAATCATTATATTCTGGCTTAGATACTGAAGATAAAAGACATCAGCTGCTAACTGTAAAACTGATTTACTCTCAAGTGTCACCTCTTTCGTTACATTCATTACTAAcacctgagggaatggcatgaagcTGCAGAAGGGGAGCTTCAGGCTgggtatcaggaaaaggtttttcacgTGGAGGGTGGTCAggccctggaacaggctgcccaggaagtggtcatggcaccgagcctgctggagttcgaGGAGTGTTTGGACAGCGCTCAGACACGGcctgattttttgggtggtcctgtgtggagccaggagttggactccacgatgcttgtgggtcccttccagctcaggatgtTCAATGATTTTGATTCGAGGCTAATGCTCAGTACACAGCCATACGTTTTGAACCGTGTTTATTCAAGTGTCATGGTCTTGAGCAATTTAAGATCTGAATTCATGCTAATGGATTGCTCCTGTTGCTGAGTTAAggttaaataaatgtttgatcGCAATTCACGTGTTTGAAATCAAAGGTGGTTTTGTAGAACAGAGCTTAGTCTGAATGAAATTCAATGAAAATAGGGGAATATTTCTTCTGACTTGcatatttcttctgcctttgctTGTGTTAGTTCTAACCTGATCTTTATATTAAGagtactggggaaaaaataacaaaaacctCAGGCTGTAGTAGTGTTGCAAACTACTTTTATTCAACCTGTGCATTAATCACCTTGTATCTTCCTGTATCTATACCTGCTTCAGATCATTTTGTTGGAAAGGCAATTATTTAAAGCTCTCTATTGcttaattcattttctgaacagtaatttttttaaagatttcatTTGACTGTAACCAACATAATTTCTAAACTTTGAAAAGAACTACGACGTTCTTTTCAAATAGCAGCATTTCTAAAGCAACGCACATTCTTTGAGCACGTTTCCTTCTCAGTAACTCAGTATTGCTCCTTACAAACACGTAACTCAGCAGGCCAGTCAGTGTGGCAGTGCTTGTGCTCTTCTCGTATAGATCGCAGATTTTCTTACGTGTTCTTACATGCTCACCGCGATCTGactttccttttatcttttgTACTTGTTTATGCAGGCAATCCTGGCCAACGAAAATCGATGTACCCCAGGATCTGGAGGATGACCTTACGGCTTCGCCTCTCTCCCACACGACTGTTCCTCAGTCTCCAGCTCGCACGGCCGAAAATGTCCTCAATGGTCACAGAAGCAAGGCCCTCGGTGATGCAGCAAAAAAAGAAGACATCCCCGAGTTAGCTGGACCGGCAATTTCAGTGGTGCCACCTGTGAGCCTAAAACCCACTACGAGTGGCCGGAAATGCTTGTTCAGAGTagaagaagatgaggaggaggatgaagaagaTAAGAAACCGATTTCTCTTTCTACTCAAGTTGTTCTGCGCCGCAAGCCTTCAGTTACAAACCGTCTCACTTCACGGAAGAGTGCGCCAGTCCTCAACCAGATCTTTGAGGAGGGCGAGTCCGATGATGAGTTTGACATGGATGAGAACTTACCCCCAAAGCTCAGCAGGTTAAAAATGAACATTGCTTCGCCCAGCACAGTGCACAAGCGCTACCACAGGAGGAAAAGCCAGGGTCggggctccagctgcagcagctccgaaACGAGCGATGACGACTCGGAAAGCAGGAGGCGCCTAGACAAGGACAGCGGCTTCACCTACTCCTGGCACAGGCGGGATAGCAGCGAAGGGCCGCCAGGCAGCCAAGGAGATGGCGGCGGGCAAAGCAAACCAAGCAACGGGAGCGGGGGAGTAGACAAAACGAGCCCAGGGGATAACAACAAAGGCGGGGGAAGTCCCTCCGGCGGCTCCAGCGGCAACACCAACAACACTTCGGGTTCCACTCGCAGGTGCGCTGGGTCTGGGAACTCGCTGCAGTTATCGTCTCGAAGTGCAGGGGAACTGGTGGAAAGCCTGAAGCTAATGAGCCTTTGCCTAGGCTCACAGATTCATGGCAGCACTAAATACATTATTGATCCTCAAAACACTCTGTCCTTTTCCAGTGTAAAAGTGCAGGAGAAATCAACGTGGAAAATGTGTATAAGCTCCAGCGGGAGCGCAAACCCGGCTTCGTCGCTGGGCAGCCTCAAGTTTTTTTCTGACCACATGTCAGACACGGCAAATGAGTTGGAACGGATAAAGACCAGGAACTTGAAAAATAACGTGCTACAACTACCTCTCTGTGAAAAGACGATATCTGTGAATATTCAGCGGAACCCAAAGGAGGGCCTGCTGTGTACCTCCAGTCAAACCAGCTGCTGTCATGTCATTTGACGGCGGCCTGACTTTGATAGCTCGATCTACTTGATAGCATCATTCTTCCTGTTCAGAGCTGTGAACACCTTGTCACCGAACCCCCTTTTGTTGTCTTAAGATTTTTAAGTGGGCTTTGAGCAGTTATTTATTACACtttaattttgtgtttgcttgATGGTATGACAATGCATGGTCCTTGCATGCTGCTAGCCAATacgttttttctttttcaacaaaccagaatattttattgtgtaatttttacatttataatttTACTATGGAAGATCtggattaaattaaaatgactATCTGGATCCTAATGTAAATGGAGCACTTAGAAGTTTCATGTTCTGCACTTAACCTAGAGAGAgaagcttttgtttgcttgtgaaATGTTAATTCTTGTTCTGACCTTCTGTGATATCTAAAATACGTGATATGTGGCATACTTCTATGTGTCTGAAACAGAACCAAAGCAATAATGTTTTGATACTGAAAACTCTTCTGGGAGCTTTCAGATGTTCCAAGGCTTGTACAAAGCAAAGATGCACTGAAAATTAGTGATCttgaaatatgattttaaaCCCACACCTATTTGTCTTAACCTATAATGTGGATAAAGTTGTGGCtcaaaaatcaaactgaaaagATCTTGTTTTGCTAGAGGCAGTTGTGTTTggttgtttgggtttgtttttttggtttttgcttttaaggaaaaaaaaaaaaaagcaagtagaTTTGTAAGGCAGCTTTTTCCCATAGAAATATGTTAATATTACAAGCAGACaatcttcttttttaatataacaaAGGTAAATTATTAAGTCTACTTCTGAGTTTTTACATGCTGagaataaagtatttgtatGACTTACTTTTGTTATTAGTATATCACGACACTTAGTATTTTAGTTTTTTACCTTGTaagccttcctccctctctctctccctgcctccctgagatttcaaaaggcaataAGGGATGGAAAACCTTTAAGTAATTGGATTCAAGTTTATTgccatttacatttttcatattattaAGTCTAACTcttaaaatactgctgtttccccATACATGCGCCAGTTATTTTCCCTCAGTAATCATGCTTTTTTCATAAAGTCCATAAAAATAGCTTAGagcaaagtatttattttacagctatTTGCCTTTCTGTTGGATTTCCCATTGCCACGACAAGGTCTTGATTTAGAGTATTTGTGTACAAATGGATACTT from Anas platyrhynchos isolate ZD024472 breed Pekin duck chromosome 2, IASCAAS_PekinDuck_T2T, whole genome shotgun sequence encodes:
- the SNRK gene encoding SNF-related serine/threonine-protein kinase, with protein sequence MAGFKRGYDGKIAGLYDLDKTLGRGHFAVVKLARHVFTGEKVAVKVIDKTKLDTLATGHLFQEVRCMKLVQHPNIVRLYEVIDTQTKLYLILELGDGGDMFDYIMKHEEGLNEDLAKKYFAQIVHAISYCHKLHVVHRDLKPENVVFFEKQGLVKLTDFGFSNKFQPGKKLTTSCGSLAYSAPEILLGDEYDAPAVDIWSLGVILFMLVCGQPPFQEANDSETLTMIMDCKYTVPPHVSKECKDLITRMLQRDPKRRASLEEIENHAWLQGVDPSPATKYNIPLVSYKNLSEEEHNSIIQRMVLGDIADRDTIVEALETNKYNHITATYFLLAERILREKQEKEIQTRSASPSNIKAQFRQSWPTKIDVPQDLEDDLTASPLSHTTVPQSPARTAENVLNGHRSKALGDAAKKEDIPELAGPAISVVPPVSLKPTTSGRKCLFRVEEDEEEDEEDKKPISLSTQVVLRRKPSVTNRLTSRKSAPVLNQIFEEGESDDEFDMDENLPPKLSRLKMNIASPSTVHKRYHRRKSQGRGSSCSSSETSDDDSESRRRLDKDSGFTYSWHRRDSSEGPPGSQGDGGGQSKPSNGSGGVDKTSPGDNNKGGGSPSGGSSGNTNNTSGSTRRCAGSGNSLQLSSRSAGELVESLKLMSLCLGSQIHGSTKYIIDPQNTLSFSSVKVQEKSTWKMCISSSGSANPASSLGSLKFFSDHMSDTANELERIKTRNLKNNVLQLPLCEKTISVNIQRNPKEGLLCTSSQTSCCHVI